One Halovivax ruber XH-70 genomic region harbors:
- a CDS encoding DegT/DnrJ/EryC1/StrS family aminotransferase, producing the protein MADIPLADPDIGPAAFDRVETLLSRGELADGPEVRQFEDEFADFCDVSHGVATSNGTTALCATLRAFGVERGDAVVTSPFSFVASANAVRLAGGQPVFADIDPETYTLDPDAVRRCCDERDDVVGILPVHLYGCPAPMDELTTIADEYDLFVVEDACQAHGASLNGEPVGSLGDAACFSFYPTKNMTTGEGGMVTTDSTAVADRIARYCNHGRATGDRAYGHVELGHNFRMTSIAAAIGRRQLDRLPALNDARRSHAAYYDEHLPRGPIERPIEPAGARHVYHQYTIRTPDRDALAESLAAEGIDTGVYYDTPIHEQPAYDDVHTAAGTFPQTELAADEVLSIPVHPSLDDDARRAVVSAIATHFEER; encoded by the coding sequence ATGGCCGACATCCCACTCGCAGATCCCGATATCGGACCGGCCGCGTTCGATCGCGTCGAGACACTGCTCTCACGCGGAGAGCTAGCTGACGGTCCCGAAGTCCGACAGTTCGAAGACGAGTTCGCCGACTTCTGTGACGTCTCACACGGTGTGGCGACGTCGAACGGAACGACGGCGTTGTGTGCGACGCTCAGAGCGTTCGGGGTCGAACGCGGTGATGCGGTCGTCACGAGCCCGTTCTCGTTCGTCGCCAGCGCGAACGCAGTCCGGCTCGCAGGGGGCCAACCAGTGTTCGCCGACATCGACCCCGAGACTTACACGCTGGACCCTGACGCCGTCCGCCGATGCTGTGACGAACGCGACGACGTAGTCGGCATCCTCCCGGTTCACCTCTACGGCTGTCCCGCCCCGATGGACGAGTTGACCACGATCGCGGACGAGTACGACCTGTTCGTCGTCGAAGACGCCTGTCAGGCTCACGGCGCCTCACTGAACGGGGAGCCCGTCGGCTCGCTCGGCGACGCCGCGTGCTTCTCGTTCTACCCGACGAAGAACATGACGACCGGTGAAGGGGGCATGGTGACGACGGATTCGACCGCCGTGGCCGACCGGATCGCGCGCTACTGTAATCACGGTCGAGCAACCGGCGACCGTGCGTACGGTCACGTCGAACTCGGACACAACTTCCGAATGACGTCGATCGCGGCGGCGATCGGCCGGCGACAACTGGACCGCTTGCCGGCGCTCAACGACGCCCGTCGGTCACACGCTGCGTACTACGACGAACACCTGCCACGCGGTCCGATCGAACGTCCGATCGAACCTGCCGGGGCTCGCCACGTCTACCACCAGTACACGATTCGGACACCGGATCGAGACGCACTCGCCGAGTCCCTCGCAGCCGAGGGCATCGATACCGGGGTCTACTACGACACACCCATTCACGAACAACCGGCCTACGACGACGTTCACACGGCCGCTGGGACCTTCCCGCAGACGGAACTGGCTGCCGACGAAGTCCTGTCGATACCGGTCCACCCGTCACTCGACGACGACGCACGACGGGCCGTCGTCTCTGCCATCGCGACGCACTTCGAAGAGAGATGA
- a CDS encoding glycosyltransferase family 4 protein, with translation MRVLTLTTNAEAPFLTQQIDALRDRGVESVVRSVPGDPTGADGRSPVDYLRFVPIVRAAIDPSIDLIHAHYGLLGPIALAQRRCPVVLSLWGSDLNGSVAPISRLSARFADEVIVMSAAMESALATDAHVIPDGIDLSTFRPVDQDRARQRVGWTDPGSNVLFPYAKSRSVKNYPRAKRIVERANRLADEPVRLRTISGVPHDRMPQYMAAADALLLTSDSEGSPNVVKEAMACSLPVVSTPVGDVPQRLADVEPTVVSDDDDTLVHGLVDVLRSGARSNGREAVSSLSIDRTTDAVVQVYERALGRSERAIASAESPVQRTR, from the coding sequence ATGCGCGTATTGACGCTGACGACGAACGCGGAGGCGCCGTTTTTGACCCAGCAGATCGACGCCCTCCGCGACCGTGGCGTCGAATCCGTCGTGCGGTCGGTCCCGGGGGATCCGACCGGCGCGGACGGACGATCCCCGGTCGACTATCTGCGATTCGTCCCCATCGTTCGGGCAGCGATCGATCCCTCGATCGACCTGATTCACGCACACTACGGGTTGCTGGGTCCGATCGCGCTCGCCCAGCGTCGCTGTCCCGTCGTCCTCTCGCTGTGGGGATCGGACCTCAACGGATCCGTCGCGCCGATCAGCCGCCTCTCCGCCCGCTTCGCTGACGAAGTGATCGTCATGTCGGCGGCGATGGAATCAGCGCTCGCCACCGACGCACACGTGATTCCCGACGGAATCGACCTGTCGACGTTTCGGCCTGTGGATCAGGATCGGGCACGCCAGCGCGTCGGCTGGACGGACCCCGGGTCGAACGTCCTCTTTCCATACGCGAAGTCACGGTCGGTGAAGAACTACCCGCGTGCGAAACGCATCGTCGAGCGCGCGAATCGACTCGCCGACGAGCCGGTCCGCCTCCGAACGATCTCTGGCGTTCCCCACGACCGAATGCCGCAGTACATGGCCGCTGCAGACGCCCTGCTCCTCACCTCCGACAGTGAGGGATCGCCGAACGTCGTCAAGGAAGCCATGGCCTGTTCGCTCCCGGTCGTATCGACGCCAGTCGGTGACGTCCCACAGCGACTCGCCGACGTCGAGCCCACAGTCGTCAGCGATGACGATGACACGCTGGTCCATGGACTCGTCGACGTCCTGCGGTCGGGAGCTCGATCGAACGGACGCGAAGCCGTCTCGTCACTGTCCATCGACCGAACGACAGACGCTGTGGTCCAGGTCTACGAACGGGCGCTGGGCCGATCCGAACGTGCGATTGCGAGCGCGGAATCGCCGGTGCAACGAACCCGATAA
- a CDS encoding DUF7563 family protein has protein sequence MDSMEQDWTPMESSGTGTRCRKCGTHVTQQFARVFGDNGDVVHGCPACTTYREMQSGHHLPGSERR, from the coding sequence ATGGACTCAATGGAACAAGACTGGACGCCGATGGAATCGTCGGGAACGGGAACGCGCTGCCGAAAGTGCGGAACGCACGTCACCCAACAGTTCGCCCGGGTGTTCGGCGACAACGGTGACGTCGTTCACGGGTGCCCGGCCTGTACTACCTACCGCGAGATGCAATCCGGTCACCACCTCCCGGGAAGTGAGCGTCGCTGA
- a CDS encoding DUF1616 domain-containing protein, giving the protein MSSHTETPGSGVSFARRYPIDLLVCTGLVICCWYVVTTLPAGSRLRMIVSLPLLTVLPGYALGAVLFPATARPVGETGTGRGRARGITTAERLGLALGLSIVVVALTMLGLGIRPGPFTTVPTATAIATITGVSAIVGMWRRFRIPVSQRFALRPHYWMGQLLDSGDSRYVTASALVLVAAVALAGGALTYAIVTPVAGGSYTEIALYGEDENGSTEIGAVPEAVEPDSSIPITIELSNEHRQAQEYTVVVQEQTVTTGEPTNRTEISRLQYDVGAGERERRTTTLVPGVGLDETVRVVALLYETEDGTVPATPTMENADDYVYFHTHVTDDPDGDDTIVVG; this is encoded by the coding sequence GTGAGCTCGCACACCGAAACGCCCGGGAGCGGAGTAAGCTTCGCTCGCCGGTATCCGATCGATCTGCTCGTCTGTACGGGACTCGTGATCTGCTGCTGGTACGTCGTGACGACCCTCCCGGCCGGGAGTCGGCTCAGGATGATCGTCTCACTTCCATTGCTCACCGTCCTGCCCGGGTACGCGCTCGGGGCCGTACTGTTTCCGGCCACTGCGAGGCCGGTCGGTGAGACGGGCACTGGTCGCGGTCGGGCCCGTGGGATCACCACCGCCGAACGACTCGGCCTCGCACTCGGGCTGTCAATCGTCGTGGTCGCGCTCACGATGCTCGGTCTCGGGATTCGCCCGGGTCCCTTCACCACCGTGCCGACGGCCACCGCCATCGCCACGATCACCGGTGTGAGTGCGATCGTCGGCATGTGGCGCCGGTTCAGGATTCCAGTATCGCAACGATTCGCACTTAGACCACACTACTGGATGGGACAGCTGCTCGATAGTGGGGACAGCAGGTACGTAACCGCCTCCGCCCTCGTGCTCGTCGCGGCGGTCGCGCTCGCGGGCGGCGCACTGACGTACGCCATCGTCACACCGGTCGCTGGTGGCTCGTACACCGAAATCGCGCTCTACGGCGAAGACGAGAACGGCTCGACGGAGATCGGGGCGGTTCCCGAGGCGGTCGAACCAGATAGTTCGATCCCGATCACCATCGAACTATCCAACGAACACCGCCAAGCACAGGAGTACACCGTCGTCGTCCAGGAACAGACGGTCACGACTGGGGAGCCGACGAATCGAACCGAGATCTCGCGATTGCAGTACGACGTCGGAGCAGGGGAACGCGAACGACGCACCACGACACTCGTACCAGGCGTCGGTCTCGACGAGACTGTCCGCGTTGTCGCGCTCCTGTACGAGACGGAGGACGGGACCGTTCCGGCGACCCCGACGATGGAGAACGCCGACGACTACGTGTACTTCCACACGCACGTCACCGACGATCCGGACGGCGACGACACCATCGTCGTCGGCTGA
- a CDS encoding DUF7344 domain-containing protein — MSTNELTQAELFDVFSNARRRMAVRYLTECNGSCDLTPLVEQVAAWENGLSRTEVDRAQRRRVYISLYQTHLPMLEDHGIVDWDPDAHRITLRHDGRVFTPYLGRRPDGSSWQRPYALVAVGAAAALSLAVLSVGPVTTGIAPLVAMVTCVLFLAVALVRRRSPIAVSSTGR, encoded by the coding sequence ATGAGTACGAACGAACTCACGCAAGCGGAACTCTTCGACGTGTTCAGCAACGCTCGCCGACGGATGGCTGTCAGGTACCTCACGGAGTGTAACGGTTCGTGTGACCTCACACCGCTCGTCGAGCAGGTCGCCGCCTGGGAGAACGGGCTCTCCCGGACAGAGGTCGACCGAGCTCAGCGTCGGCGGGTGTACATCTCCCTGTATCAAACGCACTTGCCGATGCTCGAGGACCACGGCATCGTCGACTGGGACCCCGACGCGCATCGTATCACGCTCCGTCACGACGGGCGCGTGTTTACACCGTACCTGGGACGCCGACCGGACGGGTCGTCGTGGCAACGGCCCTACGCGCTCGTGGCCGTCGGTGCTGCAGCCGCACTTTCCCTGGCCGTGTTGTCTGTCGGGCCCGTGACGACCGGGATCGCCCCACTCGTCGCGATGGTCACCTGCGTCCTGTTCCTCGCCGTCGCACTCGTTCGTCGTCGCTCCCCGATTGCTGTCTCGTCGACTGGCCGGTAA
- a CDS encoding polysaccharide deacetylase family protein — MGSVVISIDAELGWGFHDLDRLPRHRVENARWGWESTHTILDRYEVPATWAIVGHLLLSECDGRHDDHPTPPDWFERERNGWADRDDLRFAPELVERLVDSPVDHEIASHSFSHVLFGAPDTSAEIAREECRRAKAVAAEWGLSLDSFVFPRNEVGHLEVLAETGFSVYRGRTSLPEGASSVLATLARNESLLVEPRIDSHGLVDVPASVFCFGFEGTLRRAAERLWNDPMVELARRGIDQAAESDGLFHLWLHPNNLTTPADADRLERIVEHVDRRRSTSDLQVETMRQVGDRARSADTPVVPDATEASASVTQL; from the coding sequence GTGGGTAGCGTCGTCATCTCCATCGATGCGGAGCTCGGCTGGGGGTTCCACGACCTCGACCGTCTGCCACGTCACCGGGTCGAGAACGCCCGCTGGGGCTGGGAGTCGACCCATACGATCCTGGATCGGTACGAGGTTCCGGCTACCTGGGCGATCGTCGGCCACCTGCTGTTGTCGGAGTGTGACGGCCGTCACGACGACCACCCGACACCACCCGACTGGTTTGAGCGCGAACGCAATGGGTGGGCGGATCGGGACGACCTCAGGTTCGCGCCTGAACTCGTCGAACGGCTGGTCGACTCGCCGGTCGATCACGAAATCGCGTCGCACTCGTTCTCGCACGTGTTGTTCGGTGCTCCCGACACGTCTGCAGAGATCGCGCGTGAGGAGTGTCGACGAGCGAAAGCGGTCGCTGCCGAGTGGGGACTCTCCCTCGATTCGTTCGTCTTCCCGCGTAACGAAGTCGGTCACCTCGAAGTGCTCGCAGAGACGGGATTCTCCGTCTATCGGGGGCGGACGTCGCTTCCCGAAGGTGCCTCGTCCGTGCTGGCGACGCTCGCGCGCAACGAATCGCTCCTCGTCGAACCCCGGATCGATTCCCACGGCCTGGTCGACGTACCGGCGTCGGTGTTCTGTTTCGGCTTCGAGGGGACGCTTCGACGCGCCGCGGAACGCCTCTGGAACGATCCGATGGTCGAACTCGCACGGCGGGGAATCGATCAGGCGGCCGAGTCGGACGGCCTCTTTCACCTGTGGCTCCACCCGAACAACCTAACGACACCGGCGGACGCCGACCGGCTCGAGCGCATCGTCGAGCACGTCGACCGTCGCCGATCGACTTCGGACCTCCAGGTCGAGACGATGCGGCAGGTCGGTGATCGGGCACGCTCGGCGGATACGCCTGTCGTGCCGGACGCCACTGAGGCGTCGGCGTCCGTCACCCAACTGTAA
- a CDS encoding helix-turn-helix transcriptional regulator, with amino-acid sequence MLAGTAPPRTWAFTAGPDRLLTPTEVTWVRANAPIVDELAVGPLTGDRVVVLIGLALGVVGLALLGSVVRTRLTASGSDQQSPPEPEPPLTDHEYVLKLLAENGGRIKQAEIVESVDWSKAKVSRVVADLEAEREITKLRLGRENLICRPGSEPAASRSKDE; translated from the coding sequence ATGCTCGCTGGAACCGCACCCCCGCGTACGTGGGCGTTCACCGCCGGCCCCGATAGACTACTCACTCCCACCGAGGTCACCTGGGTCCGGGCGAACGCACCGATCGTCGACGAACTCGCCGTGGGCCCGCTCACCGGCGATCGTGTCGTCGTACTCATCGGCCTCGCGCTGGGCGTGGTCGGTCTCGCCCTGCTCGGTTCCGTCGTCCGGACACGCCTCACAGCATCCGGCAGCGATCAGCAGTCACCACCAGAACCAGAGCCGCCGCTGACTGACCACGAGTACGTCCTCAAACTCCTCGCCGAAAACGGCGGTCGGATCAAGCAGGCCGAGATTGTCGAATCGGTCGACTGGTCGAAGGCAAAAGTCAGCCGCGTCGTGGCAGACCTCGAAGCGGAACGTGAGATAACCAAGCTCCGACTTGGTCGCGAGAACCTGATCTGCCGACCGGGGTCAGAACCTGCCGCCTCGCGCTCGAAGGACGAGTGA
- a CDS encoding acyltransferase, whose translation MTQRIHGENCRIHDDASIGTGDGEPPTIGDEATIRAGAIVYDDVSIGDRFATGHHVLIREETSIGDDVLVGTHTTIDGRTEIGSDVSIQSAVYVPTETTIGSNVFVGPGAVMTNDEYPIRQDTDLVGPTIGDGASIGANATILPGVTIGEGAFVAAGSVVTEDVPPETLAIGTPARTEPLPEQLDRPNQLA comes from the coding sequence GTGACGCAGCGTATCCACGGCGAAAACTGTCGCATACACGACGACGCATCGATCGGCACCGGCGACGGCGAGCCACCGACGATCGGCGACGAGGCCACGATCAGAGCCGGAGCGATCGTCTACGACGACGTCTCGATCGGTGATCGGTTCGCGACCGGACACCACGTCCTGATCCGGGAGGAGACGTCGATCGGTGACGACGTTCTCGTTGGGACGCACACGACGATCGACGGCCGGACGGAGATCGGCTCCGACGTGAGCATTCAATCGGCGGTCTACGTGCCCACGGAGACGACGATCGGCTCGAACGTCTTCGTCGGTCCCGGGGCCGTGATGACCAACGACGAGTACCCCATCCGGCAGGACACCGACCTCGTCGGCCCGACGATCGGTGACGGCGCGTCGATCGGGGCGAACGCGACGATCCTCCCCGGTGTGACGATCGGCGAGGGTGCGTTCGTCGCCGCGGGTTCGGTCGTGACCGAAGACGTCCCTCCCGAGACACTCGCCATCGGCACGCCAGCGCGGACGGAACCGCTTCCTGAGCAGCTCGATCGGCCAAACCAGCTCGCCTGA
- a CDS encoding Gfo/Idh/MocA family protein, whose protein sequence is MTTTEPTTPVTEPPRAGVIGVGAMGENHVRVYSESRGVELAGITDLDDELATCVADEYGTTARSLSTLLETCDLVSIAVPTAAHYETVRRCLDEDVHVLVEKPLTARIDRGRELAQLADERGLILQVGHVERFNPAVRTAASLVEDLDIIAIEAQRLGPPIDRTATDRVTLDLMIHDVDVVQSLLDDEPTTISATGTADGQHATATLEYGDVVATMTASRVSQRKVRRLTITAADCLVEIDYLDQSVLLYRDSFPEFVSGEVGTRYRHESVIERPEVNNREPLRVELESFVEAATTGSPPDVTAADGLRALETVREIDRLVTGEADLEVTTQ, encoded by the coding sequence ATGACAACCACTGAACCGACGACGCCCGTTACGGAACCGCCACGAGCCGGCGTCATCGGCGTCGGCGCGATGGGCGAGAACCACGTGCGCGTCTACAGCGAATCGAGAGGTGTCGAACTCGCCGGTATCACCGACCTCGACGACGAACTGGCCACCTGCGTCGCAGACGAATACGGGACGACGGCCCGATCACTGTCGACACTCCTCGAAACGTGTGACCTCGTCTCGATCGCCGTGCCCACCGCGGCGCATTACGAGACCGTGCGTCGCTGCCTCGACGAAGACGTCCACGTACTCGTCGAGAAACCCCTCACTGCCAGAATCGATCGAGGTCGCGAACTGGCCCAGTTGGCCGACGAACGGGGGTTGATCCTCCAGGTCGGACACGTCGAACGGTTCAACCCGGCCGTTCGAACCGCAGCTTCGCTCGTCGAGGACCTCGACATCATCGCCATCGAGGCCCAGCGGCTCGGCCCGCCGATCGACCGCACGGCGACCGATCGGGTCACGCTCGACCTGATGATCCACGACGTCGACGTCGTCCAGTCCCTCCTCGACGACGAGCCGACGACGATCTCCGCGACGGGGACCGCCGATGGGCAACACGCCACGGCCACGCTCGAGTACGGCGACGTCGTCGCGACGATGACCGCGAGTCGAGTGAGCCAGCGCAAGGTGCGACGGCTGACGATCACGGCCGCCGACTGTCTGGTCGAAATCGACTACCTCGATCAATCGGTCCTCCTGTATCGCGACTCGTTCCCCGAATTCGTCAGCGGCGAGGTCGGGACACGCTATCGCCACGAGAGCGTGATCGAACGACCCGAGGTCAACAATCGGGAGCCGTTGCGCGTCGAACTCGAGTCGTTCGTCGAGGCGGCGACGACCGGCTCGCCACCAGACGTGACTGCCGCCGACGGATTGCGCGCCCTCGAGACGGTCCGCGAGATCGACCGACTCGTCACGGGCGAGGCAGACCTGGAGGTGACCACCCAGTGA
- a CDS encoding helix-turn-helix domain-containing protein produces the protein MSSETTRHSQQTETDHVTHDAETQLEVLGNQCSRTILLAVQEGPKTAKELTDRTDCSSATVYRRINDLLENDLVEECIRFERGGSHTTAYRALVEGLDIRFGPDDIRLERVESE, from the coding sequence ATGTCGAGCGAAACGACTCGCCACAGCCAACAGACCGAGACCGACCACGTCACGCACGATGCCGAAACACAGCTCGAAGTGCTCGGTAATCAGTGCTCACGAACGATCCTCCTGGCCGTCCAGGAGGGACCGAAGACGGCAAAGGAGTTGACAGACCGAACCGATTGTTCCTCAGCGACCGTCTACCGACGGATCAATGACCTGCTAGAGAACGATCTGGTCGAGGAGTGTATTCGTTTCGAACGCGGCGGCTCACACACGACGGCCTACCGTGCACTGGTCGAAGGACTCGATATTCGTTTCGGCCCCGACGACATTCGGCTCGAACGCGTCGAGTCGGAGTGA
- a CDS encoding nucleotide sugar dehydrogenase — protein sequence MSDSMVSGLYDDASEADRRNDSTKADRRDALTSGRLPVAVYGLGKMGLPLAAVFADTGMRVLGVDVDPDVVDCVANGDCHVEEPGLAPLVAELVETGRLDATTDGPAAAAEAAVHVIIVPTLVRDGGEPDLSTVEAVVADISTGLAPGDLVVLESTVPPRTARDVVTPTLEAETGLDRGEFGVAVCPERTASGRALRDIRGSYPKVVGGIDAESTRAALLLYADVTSNRVTPVADATTAEAVKVFEGIYRDVNIALANELATTCDDLGISVREAIETANQLPVCDIHDPGPGVGGHCIPNYPHFLMDRVETETPLTATARAVNERMPIVTVDRLEHELERTGGELRDASVAVLGLTYRAGVPELRNAPALDVIAELDRRGASVVAVDPFVDPESVDIPGLPIDDLPETSLDAVVLTTPHTAFDRIDWETIDPLVLVDARDALSLENTHHRVVTLGVGTPPDESTTAQDRSILGQVDAQ from the coding sequence GTGAGCGATTCGATGGTCTCGGGCCTCTACGACGACGCTTCAGAGGCGGACCGACGCAACGACAGTACGAAAGCGGACCGACGCGACGCACTCACCAGCGGCCGCCTCCCGGTCGCCGTCTACGGCCTTGGCAAGATGGGGCTCCCCCTCGCCGCCGTGTTCGCAGACACTGGGATGCGAGTGCTCGGCGTCGACGTCGACCCCGACGTGGTCGATTGCGTCGCGAATGGTGATTGTCACGTCGAGGAACCCGGCCTGGCCCCGCTGGTGGCCGAACTGGTCGAGACCGGCCGCTTGGACGCGACGACGGACGGGCCAGCCGCCGCTGCCGAGGCCGCGGTCCACGTCATCATCGTGCCGACACTCGTCCGCGATGGGGGTGAACCCGACCTGTCGACCGTCGAGGCCGTCGTGGCCGATATCTCGACTGGCCTGGCTCCCGGTGATCTCGTCGTCCTGGAATCGACAGTCCCGCCCCGGACGGCTCGCGACGTCGTGACGCCAACACTCGAGGCGGAGACGGGACTGGACCGGGGGGAATTCGGCGTCGCCGTCTGCCCGGAGCGAACGGCGTCGGGGAGAGCCCTCCGGGACATCCGCGGCTCCTACCCGAAGGTCGTCGGCGGGATCGACGCCGAAAGCACCAGGGCGGCCTTGCTCCTGTACGCGGACGTGACGTCCAATCGGGTCACGCCGGTCGCCGACGCCACCACCGCGGAAGCCGTCAAAGTCTTCGAGGGTATCTACCGCGACGTCAACATCGCGCTCGCGAACGAACTCGCGACGACGTGTGACGACCTCGGCATCTCCGTCAGGGAAGCGATCGAGACCGCGAATCAGTTACCGGTCTGTGACATTCACGACCCCGGCCCCGGCGTCGGGGGTCACTGCATTCCCAACTATCCGCACTTCCTCATGGACCGCGTGGAGACCGAAACGCCGCTCACGGCGACCGCACGAGCGGTCAACGAGAGGATGCCGATCGTGACTGTCGATCGGCTCGAACACGAACTCGAACGGACGGGCGGCGAGCTTCGGGACGCCTCGGTCGCCGTCCTCGGACTCACGTACCGTGCCGGCGTCCCCGAACTTCGCAACGCACCGGCGCTCGACGTGATTGCGGAGCTCGATCGGCGGGGTGCTTCGGTCGTCGCCGTCGATCCGTTCGTCGATCCGGAGTCGGTCGACATTCCTGGACTGCCGATCGACGACCTTCCTGAAACATCACTGGATGCGGTCGTCCTGACGACACCGCACACGGCGTTCGACCGGATCGACTGGGAGACGATCGACCCGCTCGTTCTCGTCGACGCGCGAGACGCACTCTCACTCGAGAATACCCACCATCGTGTCGTTACGCTCGGAGTGGGAACGCCACCGGACGAGTCCACAACCGCACAGGATCGCTCGATTCTCGGCCAGGTCGACGCACAGTAA
- a CDS encoding DUF7344 domain-containing protein: MSTHADPDGGLAESDIFHILGNDRRREILSVLAAEEGRLAVSDIAQTVAAREAATDDSVPNNLYKSVYVSLQQTHLPQLEADGIVVYDTDAKTIQPGPHFDRVRMHIDESNALATTALHATIALSLGGLALVTLSVLGAPLVTRVPPISLASLALALVAVGGGVAVAADGSLPALPFRER; encoded by the coding sequence GTGTCGACGCACGCTGACCCGGACGGTGGCCTCGCCGAGAGTGATATCTTTCACATCCTGGGGAACGATCGTCGACGCGAGATCCTCTCCGTACTCGCCGCGGAGGAGGGGCGGCTAGCCGTCTCCGATATCGCGCAAACAGTCGCGGCCCGCGAGGCGGCAACCGACGACTCCGTTCCGAACAATCTCTACAAGAGTGTCTACGTCTCGTTACAGCAGACCCACCTCCCACAACTCGAAGCGGACGGTATCGTCGTCTACGACACGGACGCGAAGACGATCCAGCCGGGCCCGCACTTCGATCGCGTTCGGATGCACATCGACGAATCGAACGCGCTCGCAACGACGGCGTTGCACGCGACGATCGCGCTCTCGCTGGGTGGTCTCGCGCTGGTCACGTTGAGCGTACTCGGCGCACCACTCGTTACGCGCGTTCCCCCGATCTCTCTGGCATCGCTTGCGCTGGCGCTCGTCGCCGTAGGTGGTGGCGTCGCCGTCGCGGCGGACGGCTCGCTCCCAGCTCTCCCGTTCCGTGAGCGGTGA